One Corynebacterium matruchotii genomic window, GGGGTGGCGGTGTGGCAGAAAACCGCGAGCCGGCAAATCACCGTGCGGTGCGGGGTGGCGGCGCCCGCACAACTCACGGACCTGTCGCAGCTTGAGGAGGTTGCGGGAACGAAATGGTTACAGGTGGCAGACACCACTCCCGGCTCAACACTGCAAACATGGTACACAACAGATCGGGATAAAGTGGTGGCGGTCACGGCCGACGGGGAAGCACTGCAGTCACATTCCATGCCGGAAGTAATCACCACATTTTCCGATGCGCTGGCAGCGCTCCCCGCGGGTTCGGCGAACCGGTCACCGATCCCCCTATCGGAGCTACCCGCGGCCGAGGGGGAGGACACGTCGAAATGCAACGGGCTACTCTCCACCCTGCCGGCCACGATTGATGCTGGCGGAACCCAGTATTCGCGGGCGAAACAGCCGTCCGGGGCGCCGAAGTTAGCGGCGTGGACCGCGCCGGGGGCGGAACCCATCGTGGTGCGGTGCGGTGTGGAGTTCCCAACAACCTATGAGGCGGGGGCCCGATTATCGCAAGTCAATGACACACCCTGGTTTGAGGACACCACATTAGGCAATGGGACCACCGCATCCGTGTGGTACGCGGTGGATGCGCACCCGGTGGTAGTGCTCTCCGCCCCACAGGCGGCCGCGCAGTCCGCATTAGTGCAGGTGAGTGCGGCAATCCGGTCAAAACTCTAGTCGCAGCCTGCGCATGCTTGACGACGCCGAAACGAGCAAGGTCTTGAAAAAGTGATATCACATTAATATAATGTGATATCAGATTAATTCTTCGCTTGTTAGGAGCCCCCAATGTCCACACCAGACATCACCGCCACCCCGGTTGGCCACAGCGGCACCGCTGTCGACATCACCGAACGCAAATCCTGGTCCGGAGGAGGCGGACTCGCCACCATCATCATCCTCATCAGCATCATCCTCATCGCCCCCGCAATTTTCCTCATCGGCTCCACCGCCCCCAAACTCGACGCAGGCACCATCAGCGTCCCCCTGGGTGTTGCGCTCATACTGGCCGGCGCCTGCTGCTTCATCCTCAGCCTTCTCGGGCTCACCAGCATACGCATCATCAGCCCCGGCGAAACCCGAGTCATCCAATTCTTCGGACGCTACATCGGCACCATCCGCCACACCGGACTCCGAGCCATCCCCCCACTCAGCAACCCCACCAAAGTCAGCATCAAAGTCCGCAACTTTGAAACCAACACCATCAAAGTCAACGACCTCAACGGCAACCCCATCAACATCGGCGCTATCGTCGTCTGGCAGGTCGCCGACACCGCCAAAGCCACCTTCGCCGTAGAAAACGTCGACGACTTCATCCACTCCCAAGCCGAATCCGCCCTCCGGCACGTCGCAACCACCCACCCCTACGACTCCACCGACACCACCACCATCCCCTCACTCTCCGGGTCCACCGACATTGTTTCCGCCGAACTTGCCGAGGAAGTCGCAGCCCGCGCCACCATCGCCGGCCTGGAAATCATCGAAACCCGCATCTCCAGCTTGGCCTACGCCCCCGAAATCGCCCAATCCATGCTGCAACGCCAACAAGCAGCCGCCATCGTCGACGCCCGCGAAACCATTGTTGACGGCGCCGTATCCATGGTAGAAACCGCCCTCAGCCAACTCGACGAACGAGACATCGTCGACCTCGACCCGGAACGCCGCGCCACCATGGTCTCTAACCTGCTCGTGGTATTGTGTTCGGACAACAATGCCCAACCCGTCATCAACACCGGATCCCTCTACACCTAAACCATGCCCCGAAAAAGCGTGCCGCTTCGCATCGACCCAGCCGTCTACAACGCCATAGCCGCCTGGGCCAACCAGGAAATGCGCAGCGTCAATGCCCAAATAGAGGTGATGTTGCGCGAAAACCTCCGCAAAGCCGGCCGCCTCCCCAAAGACACCGGGAAATCCCCAAACGCGGCCGGCCTAAAAACCCCAAATCACAAACCTAGCCAAACACTCCCCTACGCCAACGCCCGAGCAATCAGCGTATCCAACAACTCGGCATACGGCACCCCCGATGCCGCAAACACCTGCGGATACATCGAAATCGGCGTGAACCCAGGCATGGTGTTCACCTCATTGAGCACCGGCCCGGCCTGGGTCACAAAGAAATCCACCCGGGCCAACCCGGAACACTGCAACGCCTGAAACGCCTCCCGGGCAAGCGACTGAATCAGCCGCGTCGCCGCGTCGTCAAGCGGGGCCGGAATCATCGCCGAAACATCACCATCAACATATTTCGCATCAAACCCATAAAACCCCTCATGGCCCACCGACGTGTTCACCAACTGCGCCGGCACCGACGCCACCACCGTGCCATCCGGGTACTCCAACACCCCACACTCCACCTCGTCACCGATGATCTCTGACTCCACAATCACCTTCGTGTCATACTGACGAGCCTCACGCAACGCCGCATCCATGTCCTCCCACCGGGTCACCCGGCTAATCCCAATCGACGAACCACCCCGAGCCGGCTTCACATACACCGGCAACCCCAACAACTGACAATCAGCCTGGGTGAGTGTCTCCTCCCCCCGCAAAATGACTTCCTTCCCCACCGGCAGCCCCTCAGCAGCCAACAGCTTCTTCGTGTACTCCTTATCCATGCCGCACGCCGACGACAACACCCCCGTGCCCACATACGGAACCCCCGACAATTCAAACAACCCCTGAATCGTCCCGTCTTCCCCATACAACCCATGCAACACGGGGAAAATCACATCCACCGTCACATGCTCCGAACCGTCCGCAAACCGGAACTGCCCCCGGCGCGCCGGGTCGGCGGCGAGGGATACTTCTTTGGTGAGGGTGACGGTTGGCATGGCCCCGTTTGTGCTGCGGAGTTTCTCCGGGTCGGACTCCCCCACTGTCCAGGTGCCTTGTTGGGTGATGCCGATGGGGTACAGCTCGTATTTTTCCGGGTCGAGGTGGCTCATGATGGCGCCGGCTGAGATGCAGGAGACGGAGTGTTCGGAACTCCGGCCGCCGTAGATGATTGCAATTTTAATCGGTTTAGTAGTCAGACTCACGGTATTTTACTGTACCAGTTGCCTAGGGCCTGCCGTTTGGGTTACCTGGGGTTTTCTTGTGGGGTTATTCGGATTTTTTGGTGCGGCCCATGAGTGCTGCCACCATGTCGATGACGGCGAGCCCTTGGTGGCATACGCCGTAGACGGCCTGGGTGATGGGCATTTCGACGTTGTGGGTGTGGGCGAGGGCGTTGATGGCGGCGGAGGAGGTGACGCCTTCGGCGACTTGGCCGTTGGTTGCTTGGGTGGCTTCTTTGAGGGTGCCGCCTTGACCGAGTCGGTAGCCGAAGGTGCGGTTTCTGGAGAGGGGTGAGGAGCAGGTGGCTACGAGGTCGCCGAGGCCGGCGAGGCCGGCGAAGGTGCGGGGGTCGGCGCCCATGGCGGTGCCGAGGCGGGTGATTTCGGCAAGGCCTCGGGTGATGAGGGAGGCGAGGGTGTTTTCGCCGAGTCCGTTGCCGGAGGCCATGCCGCAGGCGAGGGCGATGACGTTTTTGCAGGCGCCGCCGATTTCGGCGCCGATAACATCGGTGTTGGTGTAGGGGCGGAAGTAGGGGGCGCCGACGGCTGCTTGGACTTGTTTGGCGCGGTGCTCGTCGGTGCAGGCGATAACGGTGGCCGCGGGTTGTTGGAGGGCGATTTCTTTAGCGAGGTTGGGGCCGGAGAGGACGGCGATGCGGCTGGGGTCGGCGCCGGCGACGTCGGCGATGACTTGGCTCATGCGGAGGAAAGTGTCGGTTTCGATGCCTTTGGCGAGGCTGACGAGGGTGGCGTCTGTGGGGATGTGGGGTGCCCAGGTGGCGAGGTTGTCTCTGAGGGTTTGGCTAGGTACTGCGAGGACGACGATGGTGGCGCCGGCCAGGGCGTGGGTGGGGTTGGTGGTGGCGGTGAGGGTGGTGGGTAGTTGGATTCCAGGGAGGTAGTCGGGGTTGTGGTGGTGGGTGTTGATGGTGTCGGCTATTTGGGGGCGGCGGGCCCAGATGGTGACGGTGCTGCCGGCGTCGGCGAAGACTTTGGCGAGGGTGGTGCCCCAGGAGCCGGCGCCCATGACTGCGATGTGTTCTGGTGTGTGGTGGTTTGTGGTGTGTGGCACGGTTGTGTCCTTGGTTGTTTGTGAGGTTTTGCGTTTTGGTGGTGGGGTTGGTGAAAGGTTTCTTTAAAAGATTAGCCTAGTGGTGTTTGGGTGTTGGGGTGGGTTTGGTATGGGGCCGGGTTGGGGTTTTGGTGGTGGGCGTTTTACGGTGAGGGGTAGTTCATTGTTGTTTTTCCGCGTAAAAGTGAAGGATGGTTGTTGTGGCTGGTCGGGGTTTTCCGCAGGGTGTGGTTGGTCGGTTTCAGGTGGTGCCGGCGGATCCGGGGTCGGGGTTTGCCCGCCCAGTGTTGGCGGCAGGGGCAGTGTTGTGGCGGTGGGCCGCGAGTGCCGATGGCGCCGCGGATGCCGCTGGTGGGAGGCAGGTGTTTGCGTGTGTGCACCGGCCGGGGTATGACGATTGGTCGTTAGCGAAAGGAAAGGTAGATGCGGGGGAATCGTTGCCGGTGACGGCGGTGCGGGAGGTTGGTGAGGAGACGGGTTTTGCGGTGCGGTTAGGGAAGCTGATAGGCCATGTGACGTACCCGCTGCCCGATACAATGTCTGGGGGGAAGGGGCCTCGGACGAAGGTGGTGTATTACTGGGTTGCTGAGGTTATTGGTGGGCAGTTTGTGCCGAATGATGAGGTGGATGAGGTTCGGTGGTTGTCGGCGGATACGGCGCGGGAGTTGTTGTCGTATGACACGGACCGGCTGGTGTTGGCGAAGGCAGTAAAGCGGCTTACTGCGGCGCCGGTGACGTCGCGGGTGTTGTTGGTGCGGCATGCGAAAGCGGCCCGCCCTGAGGGGGTGCCGGATGAGAAGCGGCCGTTGACCGCTAAGGGGGTGCGGCAGGCGAAGGCGTTGGCGTCGATGTTGGCGCCGTATGGGCCGACGGCGGTGTTTGCGGCGGAGCCGGATCGGTGTGTTGCGACCGCTGCCCCGCTGGCGGATGCGGTGGGGGTGCCGGTGGTGACGGATTCCCGGTTGGGGGATGCGAGTTGGTGCGCGCAGTTGGTGGCGTCGCAGGCGCGGGTGTCGGAGATTATCGGTTTGGGTGGGACGAGTGTGATTGTGTCGCAGGGGTTGATGATTCCCGATGTGGTGGCGTGGTTGTCGGCGCGGGGCACGCTGCCGATTGATTCGCCGGTGGCGAAGAAGGCGAGCGTGTGGGTGTTGTCGTTTACCGATGGGGCGCTAACTGGCGCGGATTATTTAGAATCGCCGCTAGCGGTGTTGTAGTGTGCTTGACGACGACCCTAGGTGGGGGTTTATTTGACGACTGGTTTGAAGCTGGGCCGGTGGGCTTCGTAGGTTTCGATGTCGGCTTCTTTGCGGAGGGTGAGCCCGATGTCGTCGAGGCCTTCCATGAGCCGCCAGCGGGTGTAGTCGTCCACATCAAACCGGTAGGTGTGGTTTTCGCAGGTGACGGTGCGGTCTTCCAGGTTGACTGTGAGGCTGAGGCCGGGCTGGTCGGTGAGCTGTTGCCACAGTTGTTCGATGTCTTGTTGGTCCATGAGGGCTGCGAGTAGGCCGGCTTTGCCGGCGTTGCCGCGGAAGATGTCGGCGAAGCGGGAGGAGAGCACGACTTTGAATCCGTAGTCCATGAGGGCCCAGACTGCGTGTTCGCGGGAGGAGCCGGTGCCGAAGTCGGGGCCGGCGACGAGGATGGTGCCGTGGGTGTAGGCGTCTTGATTGAGGACGAAATCGGGTTCGTTGGTGCGCCAGTTGTTGAAGAGTCCATCGTCGAAGCCGGTGCGGGTGACACGTTTGAGGTAGACGGCGGGGATGATTTGGTCGGTGTCGACGTTGGAGCGCATGAGGGGAACGCCGACGCCGGTGTGGGTGGTGAATTTTTCCATGATGGTTCCTTGTGTGGTTTAGCTGGTGGTGTGGGTGGGCAGGTCGGCGGGGGATGCGAGGGTGCCCATGATGGCGGTGGCGGCGGCCACTTCGGGGGACACGAGGTGGGTGCGGCCGCCGGGGCCTTGGCGGCCTTCGAAGTTTCGGTTGCTGGTGGATGCGGAACGTTCCCCGGGTTTGAGCTGGTCGGGGTTCATGCCGAGGCACATGGAGCAGCCGGCGGAGCGCCAGTCGGCGCCGGCTTCGGTGAAGATTTTGTCGAGCCCTTCGGCTTCGGCGAGTTGTTTGACCATGGTGGTGGAGGGCACGACCATCATGCGGACCGTGTCGGCGACTTTATGGCCTTTCATGATGTGGGCTGCGGTGCGGAGGTCTTCGATGCGGGCGTTGGTGCAGGAGCCGAGGAAGACCGTGTCAATTTTGATGTCCCGCAGGGGGGTGCCGGGGGTAAGGCCCATGTAGGTGAGGGCTTTTTCGGCGGCTTTTTTGTCGTTTTCGTTGGTAAAGTCGTCGGGTGAGGGCACAACCGCGTTGAGGGGGAGGCCTTGGCCAGGGTTGGTGCCCCAGGTGACGAAGGGGGTGAGGGCGGAACCGTCGATGGTGATTTCGGTGTCGAAGGTGGCGCCTTCGTCGGTGGGAAGCGTTTTCCAGTAGGCGACGGCTTTGTCCCAGTCGTCGCCGGTGGGGGCGAGTTCGCGGCCGTAAACGTAGTCGAAGGTGGTTTGGTCGGGGGCGATCATGCCGGCGCGAGCACCTGCCTCGATGGACATGTTGCAGATGGTCATGCGGGCTTCCATGGAGAGCTTTTCGATGGCTTCACCACGGTATTCGATGACGTGTCCTTGCCCACCACCGGTGCCGATCTTGGCGATGATGGCGAGGATGAGGTCTTTGGCCGTGACGCCGGGTTGGAGTTCCCCGGTGACGTTGATGGCCATAGTTTTGAACGGTTTGAGGGCGAGTGTTTGGGTGGCCATGACGTGTTCGACTTCGGAGGTGCCGATGCCGAATGCCATGGCACCGAACGCGCCGTGGGTGGAGGTGTGGGAGTCGCCGCACACGATGGTCATGCCGGGTTGGGTGGCACCAAGTTGGGGTCCAACCTGGTGAACGATGCCTTGGTTGATGTCCCCCATGGCGTGGAGGCGTACCCCGAATTCTTCGCAGTTTTTCCGCAGGGTGGAGACTTGGGTGCGGGAGATACTGTCGGCGATTTCGGTCAGGTCACCGGTTTTGATGCCGGTGGTGGGGACGTTGTGGTCTTCGGTGGCGAGGTGGAGTTCGGGGTGCCGGAGGGTGCGGCCGGCAAGCCGAAGGCCGTCAAAGGCTTGGGGGGAGGTTACTTCGTGGAGTAGTTGGAGGTCGATAAAGATAAGGTCGGGTTCGTCACCGGTGCCGTGGGTGACGACATGGTCGCGCCAGACTTTTTCGGCCAGGGTGAGTTTGGGTTGGGAATCCACGGGGCTGGTCATGGATTGTGTTACCTCTACTTCCGCATAGTCATCTCATTTTATGAGATGGTAATATCACACTATGGGACAAAATATTACACCACCCGCCACCACAAGTGGAATTAAGGTATTAGACCGGGCGATGCTTATTCTCGTCACCATTGGGGAAAAACCCCGGTCGCTCACGGAATTATGCGAAGCAACCGGCCTGCCGCGTGCCACCGCGCATCGGCTTGCCAGCGCGCTAGAAACCCACCATATCCTCACACGCACTGCTGATGGCCGGTGGACCATTGGTGCGGTGCTCACGTCCCTGGGGGCACGCAGCGCCACGACGCTTGTCGACGCCGCAACCCCCATCATGGCGGCCCTTATGGCCGATACGGGTGAATCGGTCCAGCTCTACCAGTTGGCGGGCGCCCACCGGGTGTGTATCGCCGCCCAGGAGCCGGCCAGTGGCCTGCAAAACACGGTGCCCACCGGCTCTAGGCTGCCACTAACCGCCGGGTCGGCCGCGAAAATATTTTTGGCCTACTCCTCCCCCGCCCTCAAAGCCACCATCATGGCGGAAAACCCCAGCTTCACCCTGCAAGACATTGACGAGGCCCGGGACCAGGGCTGGGCGGAATCCATCAGTGAACGCGAAGTCGGCCTCGCATCCCTGTCCGCACCCGTGTTCAACGGTGAAGGCCTGTTCGTGGCGGCCTTGTCAATCTCGGGGCCTGCGGAGCGGCTGAAACCCCACCCCGGCGCGCTATGGGCGGATCATCTCGTAGCCGCTGCTACGCAGCTCAGTGCCGCCCTATAGGCCCTGCAGTTTTTGGAGCTGCTCCCGGTAGCAGGCCACCAGCGGATGGCCGTCCGGCAGCTGGGGTTCAGCCGCAGCCAGGACCATGGTGTACCACCATTGTTGGTCGGCTTTCCCCGCATTGAACCGCTCCCATAACACGTCGCCAAGCTGCTCATAGTCAGCTAGAATGCTGGTCAAATTATGGTATTTATCGGATAGACTGATAAGCGCCACGTCAGGGCCAGCCTGCCGCAGGTGCGCCAGGTAGGCGTCGGAGCGGGCCCGCCAGTCGGGCAGAGTGGAGTCTTTCGTCACGCCTTGCACGAGGTCGACGACCCGCGGCCCGAAGTCGGCGGCCATCTGGTCGAAGCTGTAAGTGTCGGGGCGGTCTTCCATGATGTCGTACAGCAGGCAGGCGACGAGAATGTCCTCGTCATCGGTGTATTCCGATGCGATAAGCATGACGGAAACCACGTGGGTGACGTAGGGTTTCGTGCTGCCTTTCCGGTAGTGGCCATCATGGGATGTGGCGGCCTGCGTGATGGCCTGCTGCAGTCGTGAGGTCAGGGGAATACTCATGGCCGGTAAGTGTAATAGATTTCTGAGTGTTTTTGAGTTGTCTGTGGCCGCACAAAACTGACCATGAAAGAATAAAGAAACTACTGAAGCTTATTCAGCCGCTGGGAAAACCTGATAGATGGCAAATCTCAAGAGGTTATAGTAAAGAATATCAGAACAATAATTACTACAAACTCAATTAAGTGATTCAAGAATAGCTGTATAACAAGAGCGCCTGTTAATTAATAAAAATTTAAAAGAAACACCTATTGTCGAATCATCTATAGCTATGTCATAATCCAACACGTATTCTCAACATTATTGGAGGAAATCGGAAAAACTTTTGAAAATACTTGCACCACCAGGACGACAGTGGCAGTATACCGAACATGTTACGAAGACATCTTGACATGACCTATCGGTTCAAAACGTCATATAAGGATCATTGAAATGTTGCGAGTCGTGTCAACATGATTATTATTAACTGACAACCGGCAGTATTTCCTAGACAACTCATGCTCAAACTGTTGTAATGGCCAACAAAGGCGAGAAGAGATGTCATGTATCGAAATCAAACAAGCATCCAAGGAGTGTCAGGATGACAGGTATAGCTGTTTCAGCACACAATCTGCGCAAGTCATTTCCAGTTCCAGATGCGACTTCTGTTGAAGTTCTACACGGCATATCCTGCTCAATTGAGCAAGGAAGAATGACGAGTATGGTCGGGCCGAGCGGATCAGGGAAATCAACAGCATTATTATGCCTGGCAGGACTAGAATCAGCCACCTCAGGCCAAGTTACGCTGATGGGAAGGGACCTCAATGCTCTGTCGCCCGCGAAAATCGCAAAGTTGTATCGAGACAAGGTTGGTTTTGTTTTTCAATCCTACAACTTAGTCCCATACCTGAGCGTGCGTGAGAATATTGCCATATCGGATACGTTAGCAGGGCGGCGTTCTGATCAAAGACGTCTAGAAGAAGTGCTTTCTAGACTGAGATTAGAATCACGAACCAATTCGTTGACTAGTACGTTGTCGGGGGGTGAGCAGCAGCGAGTAGCTTTAGGTAGAATTCTTTACAGGCGCCCGGCTATCGTATTTGCCGACGAACCAACGGGCGCATTAGATACTAGATCCGCTTCTGTCGTTCTCTACGAACTTCGCCGCTTAGCCGACGATGGCGTCACAGTTGTGTTGGTCACTCACGATTTGAATGCCGCTTCCTTGGCTGACTCAGTAATGATTCTGCGTGACGGACATATCATTAGTCGCTTAGACAGTGGAATTAGTTCGGAGATTCTACTCTCGATAATGAATAACGCTGTTGAGGAAGAATAGAATTATGACACGGTACATATTGCGCTCCTTGCTATCTCAATGGAAATCATGGTCTGGTACAGTGTTAGTGTTAGCTTTCGCTGCAACATTAGTAAATGTGTGTCTAGCCCATAGATTTTCAGTCATCAGGCCTGAAGTAGTAGCTACTGCTAGAGCATCTGGGGTTAGTCCGGCGGAACTTGAAATGAGTGGACTATCGATCTACATTTATTCGGCATTAGTTGCTATCCCAGTGGTTGCCGTTGTCGGACAATCATGCGTACAGGCACTACGCACGAATTGGGCTCGCTGGCGATTAGCGGGAGCCGTACCACGGCAAGTGTTCTTGAGCGTCATTATGACTATAGCGACACTAGGTTTAGTGTCGTGCATTCCCGGTATACTAGTGGGGATCCTAGTTGATCAAACTTTTTCTTCGATCCTCACCCGTATAGCGTCCGAAAAAATGGGCGCCATCGAAGTGATTCAAACACCGACCACGATTCTTTTTACAGCCGTTTCGGTAGTAGGAATCGCTGTTCTGGGAGCTTTCGGGCCAGCAAGAACAGCTGTTAAAGTTCCAGCTACTGAAGCTATTCGCGAAATGAGTCTCTCTATTCGTCGTATGAGTCTAACTCGATGGGGTCTGGGCGCGTTATGGAGTCTGATCTGCGCAGGCCAGCTATTCCTGGCGTTCACCAGTCAACCACGGAAGATAGACGATGGATTACCCGCTGGCGGCGGTCAAGCAATGCTTGCAGCCATATTGATCTCTATTCTGTCTGTTATTATTGCTCCGGCTCTCGTGCCGGGTCTATTAAAAGTTTGGTCGTCACCATTGGCGCATCTTGGTGGACCATGGCTTGTCGCCCGTCGCTCAACGAGCTGGCGCGCATCGCTGTCTGGTAGCGCTGTGGCATTACTTGGATTAGGATTCTCATTTACCGCCGCTTTAATGACCAATTTGTACACTACAGAATCTGTAGTGGTATCAGCTCACCTTCCCAATAAGATCAATCAACTCGATACTCTCGTTATGATTGCTATTCTCGGTTTGATGGCGCTTTTAGGAGCTATCGCCGTGGTGGCTATGACTTCTCGTTCCCGACAGCGAGAGTTTGCCATCCTTCGGTGTGGAGGAAGTACCATCAAGCAAATCCGGAGTCAAGCAGTTATTGAGTCTTTACTATACACCTGCACCGCCTTATTGCTGTCGAGCGTACCTCTCATTGTGACCGCAGTAGGAGAAGCACTATTTTTCTATAAGGCGGGCCTAGGCTTCCTGCCGGATCCAGCTATCGGCCCACTGATGGTTGTAGCTAGCGTTTCGTTTATCTCATTATCTATCGTTCTTTTGGCACCAGTTAAAAAGGCGTACAGTGCTCCGATTGGACATACTCTGGCGAACGAATAGGACTTGATCTATGTAGTCTTTTCAGCTCTCAGTATTATTTAATCCGCAATGTGACCGACGTTGGCGAAACGTAAGGAGATATAATGCCGCTGGATATGAAGTACCTCGAATTCTGCCAAGATGGGTCGCCATTTTATGTCCCATCCAAGTCTGCTGCGATAGACCCTTACAAGGTAGACATTCCGAAAGAATGGAGTAAACATATTCACGGACCTTGGACTAGTTTGACGAGCCCCAATACAGAGCTTCCTATACAAGGGTGGAAAATTCATGTTACAGCAACGTTAGATAATGCACAAAGTATTCTAGATGCTGTATGTTCGTATTGTTTTGAGCACGGACCATCAAGGGGATGGGAGAAAAGGCCAGGAATGGTGGGACACTGGGCAAGGCACCGCTCGGCTACCTCAACGTGCGTGCAAGGGACGAGAACGGCCGAGAGATCCGCACCATCGCCCTCGATGAGGAGCGTGCACCGCTCATCCGGCTAGCCTTCACCGAGTATGCGACGGGGCAGTGGACGACCAAGAGGCTCGCTGCGCACCTGCACGATCGTGGGCTGACGACCGTGCCAACGGCCCGCAAGCCAGCCAAGGCAGTGACGGGCGCTCAGCTGCACCGCATGCTGCGCCACCCGTACTACAAGGGCGTCATCTCCTTCCAAGGCGTGGAGTACCCCGGAGCACACGAACCCTTGGTGGATGAAGAGACCTGGAGCCAGGTGCAGGCCGTGCTGGACTCTCATCGCTTCGGAGAACGCGACGCCAACACAACCACCACCTCAAAACGACGGTGTACTGCGGCCTGTGCGGTGCCCGCCTACTGGTGCAGAACACACGCAACAGCAAAGGCGACCTGTACCCCTACTTCATCTGTGCTAGGCGGCAGCGAACTCACGACTGCTCCTTCCGCGCCGTCCTGATCGACGTCGTCGAAGAACGCATGAGTGACCTCTACCGGACGATCC contains:
- a CDS encoding ABC transporter ATP-binding protein; amino-acid sequence: MTGIAVSAHNLRKSFPVPDATSVEVLHGISCSIEQGRMTSMVGPSGSGKSTALLCLAGLESATSGQVTLMGRDLNALSPAKIAKLYRDKVGFVFQSYNLVPYLSVRENIAISDTLAGRRSDQRRLEEVLSRLRLESRTNSLTSTLSGGEQQRVALGRILYRRPAIVFADEPTGALDTRSASVVLYELRRLADDGVTVVLVTHDLNAASLADSVMILRDGHIISRLDSGISSEILLSIMNNAVEEE
- a CDS encoding FtsX-like permease family protein; amino-acid sequence: MSGLSIYIYSALVAIPVVAVVGQSCVQALRTNWARWRLAGAVPRQVFLSVIMTIATLGLVSCIPGILVGILVDQTFSSILTRIASEKMGAIEVIQTPTTILFTAVSVVGIAVLGAFGPARTAVKVPATEAIREMSLSIRRMSLTRWGLGALWSLICAGQLFLAFTSQPRKIDDGLPAGGGQAMLAAILISILSVIIAPALVPGLLKVWSSPLAHLGGPWLVARRSTSWRASLSGSAVALLGLGFSFTAALMTNLYTTESVVVSAHLPNKINQLDTLVMIAILGLMALLGAIAVVAMTSRSRQREFAILRCGGSTIKQIRSQAVIESLLYTCTALLLSSVPLIVTAVGEALFFYKAGLGFLPDPAIGPLMVVASVSFISLSIVLLAPVKKAYSAPIGHTLANE
- a CDS encoding recombinase family protein, which translates into the protein MGEKARNGGTLGKAPLGYLNVRARDENGREIRTIALDEERAPLIRLAFTEYATGQWTTKRLAAHLHDRGLTTVPTARKPAKAVTGAQLHRMLRHPYYKGVISFQGVEYPGAHEPLVDEETWSQVQAVLDSHRFGERDANTTTTSKRRCTAACAVPAYWCRTHATAKATCTPTSSVLGGSELTTAPSAPS